One Maribacter cobaltidurans genomic window carries:
- a CDS encoding Helicase associated domain protein: MIVEFLGQGLHFEEDETCGNHVCSAIQEKSFTQITFFIAFLRKPGLDYLKPFLEQAKNENRNITFYVGIDERVTSKEALELLLELEIETYIYFSERFIYHPKVYLFEGEKNRIITGSSNLTKSGLFYNVESSILLDFTNSDKSGLKVLKQLKEFYSTLLDFTDPNIELLTNEYLEKLIKEQRVSTEAFSDGSDYNSNIHDKSKKRGRNPEITDLGNIEITEKRPVKQYKSILKITDEYLEKWDFMFQKMERFYTENEHCTVPRDYKDRTLYGWYRKQKLLHQAELLPDEHFKKLKSINFYFGDGHTIFWDRKWMNSYNQL; the protein is encoded by the coding sequence ATGATAGTAGAATTTCTTGGACAAGGTTTACACTTCGAAGAAGATGAAACGTGCGGAAATCACGTTTGTTCTGCTATTCAAGAAAAGTCATTCACGCAAATTACCTTTTTTATTGCTTTTTTGAGAAAACCCGGTTTAGACTATTTAAAACCTTTTTTAGAACAAGCAAAAAATGAAAACAGAAACATAACTTTTTATGTCGGAATTGATGAAAGAGTTACTTCTAAAGAAGCTTTAGAATTATTACTAGAACTAGAAATTGAAACTTACATCTACTTTTCTGAAAGGTTTATCTATCACCCAAAAGTTTATTTGTTTGAGGGAGAAAAAAACAGAATCATAACTGGCTCATCTAATCTCACAAAATCAGGACTTTTCTATAACGTTGAGTCTTCAATTCTTTTAGATTTTACAAATAGCGATAAAAGTGGATTAAAAGTTTTGAAACAATTAAAAGAATTCTATTCCACGTTATTAGATTTCACAGACCCAAATATTGAACTTTTAACGAATGAATATTTAGAAAAGTTAATTAAGGAACAAAGAGTTTCGACAGAAGCTTTTTCTGATGGTTCTGACTATAATTCAAATATTCACGACAAATCAAAAAAGAGAGGCAGAAATCCAGAAATTACAGATTTAGGAAATATTGAAATAACAGAAAAAAGACCTGTCAAACAATATAAATCCATATTGAAAATCACAGATGAATATCTAGAGAAATGGGATTTTATGTTCCAAAAAATGGAACGCTTTTATACAGAAAATGAACATTGTACTGTTCCGAGAGATTATAAAGACAGAACACTTTATGGATGGTATAGGAAACAAAAATTATTACACCAAGCCGAATTATTACCTGATGAGCATTTCAAAAAATTAAAAAGCATAAATTTCTATTTTGGAGATGGACATACAATATTTTGGGATAGAAAATGGATGAATAGCTACAATCAACTGTAG
- a CDS encoding IS3 family transposase (programmed frameshift), whose translation MKKSKFTESQIIKALKENEQGRSVGDISREMGVDKSTFYYWRKKYGGMEVAHMKRLKELEDENRKLKQMYADVSLDVRMLKDVLSKKFLGPSDKKHRAKYLQEAYSVCVSRSCRVIGLARSMWYYRTKKDDTEVIDALSRLAEELPTRGFEVYFKRLRREGHKWNRKRVLRVYRNMGLKLRRKHKKRLPARVKNPLEAPIELNEVWSMDFMADVLSDGRKVRVFNVMDDCNREALAMDVGLNYPARKVVETLGHLEEEIGLPKTIRCDNGPEFISKTLAAWCKKKRVELRFIQPGKPMQNGYMERLNRFYREDVLDAYWFNDLHQVRALTQKWREDYNTRHPHSSIGDMPPREYKNRFGEEFFPETDNINDNFMNLAMS comes from the exons ATGAAAAAAAGCAAGTTTACCGAGAGCCAGATCATCAAGGCATTAAAAGAGAACGAACAAGGAAGAAGTGTCGGGGACATCTCCCGCGAGATGGGTGTTGACAAGAGCACCTTTTACTATTGGAGGAAGAAGTACGGGGGCATGGAAGTGGCCCATATGAAGCGGCTCAAAGAGCTCGAGGATGAGAACCGCAAGCTCAAACAGATGTACGCCGATGTAAGTCTGGACGTTCGTATGTTAAAGGATGTACTGTCAAAAAAGT TTCTAGGGCCTTCCGACAAGAAGCACCGCGCAAAATATCTCCAGGAGGCCTATTCGGTCTGCGTATCGCGTTCCTGCCGGGTAATCGGGCTTGCCCGTTCGATGTGGTACTACCGTACCAAAAAGGACGATACGGAAGTCATCGATGCGTTATCGAGGTTGGCGGAAGAACTGCCGACCAGGGGTTTCGAGGTATATTTTAAACGGCTTCGTCGCGAAGGCCATAAATGGAACAGGAAACGTGTACTTAGGGTCTACAGGAACATGGGTCTAAAGTTGCGCAGAAAACATAAGAAAAGACTCCCGGCAAGGGTAAAGAACCCGTTGGAGGCCCCGATCGAGCTCAACGAGGTATGGAGCATGGACTTCATGGCCGATGTACTGTCCGATGGAAGAAAGGTAAGGGTGTTCAACGTCATGGACGATTGCAACCGTGAGGCACTGGCAATGGACGTTGGCCTGAACTACCCGGCAAGAAAGGTCGTGGAGACCCTTGGGCACCTGGAAGAGGAGATAGGCCTTCCCAAAACGATACGGTGCGACAACGGTCCCGAGTTCATCTCCAAGACCTTGGCGGCATGGTGCAAAAAGAAAAGGGTCGAACTCAGGTTCATCCAACCGGGCAAGCCCATGCAGAATGGATATATGGAACGCCTGAACAGGTTTTACAGGGAGGACGTACTCGATGCATACTGGTTCAACGACCTGCACCAAGTAAGGGCGCTGACCCAAAAATGGAGGGAGGATTACAATACAAGGCATCCCCATTCATCCATCGGGGATATGCCGCCTAGGGAATACAAGAACCGTTTCGGGGAAGAATTCTTCCCCGAAACGGACAACATTAATGATAATTTTATGAATTTAGCGATGTCCTAA